A genomic segment from Triticum dicoccoides isolate Atlit2015 ecotype Zavitan chromosome 1A, WEW_v2.0, whole genome shotgun sequence encodes:
- the LOC119293494 gene encoding cortical cell-delineating protein-like produces the protein MAMAPRALLLLAVGLMVVASASAHGGYGSCPKDGLKAKACVSVLGLLRVNVNQPRDEHCCSLLDGLVGLDAALCLCTNLHVNLLDHNLDLPVDLRLILNNCGKVCPTDFQCPHH, from the coding sequence ATGGCCATGGCACCCAGAGCGCTGCTCCTCCTGGCCGTCGGGCTCATGGTCGTGGCCTCGGCGAGCGCCCACGGCGGCTACGGGTCGTGCCCCAAGGACGGGCTGAAGGCGAAGGCGTGCGTGAGCGTGCTGGGCCTGCTCAGGGTCAATGTCAACCAGCCGCGCGACGAGCACTGCTGCTCGCTCCTCGACGGGCTCGTCGGTCTGGACGCGGCGCTCTGCCTCTGCACGAATCTCCATGTCAACTTGCTCGACCAcaacctcgacctccccgtcgaccTACGCCTCATTCTCAACAACTGCGGCAAGGTCTGCCCCACCGATTTTCAGTGCCCACACCACTAG